The genomic interval GGATCGGCTTCCATTCGTTCCTGGACGGCGTCGTCTATTCGATTACGTTTAGCGCCAGCATGCTCACCGGAGCCCTTGCTGCCATCGGTATGGTGCTCCATGAGTTTCCTGAGGGGATCATTACCTATCTCTTGCTCCTTCGGGGCGGCGGCAGTTCGAAGCAATCGTTGTGGCTCGCGTTCCTGGCTGCCGCCGTCAGCACACCATTGGGGACCCTGCTGTCGTACCCGATGATCAGCCGCATTGACCCATCCTTGCTGGGAACTCTGTTGTCGATTTCGGCCGGGGCTCTCATTTATGTGGGGGCGACACATCTGCTTCCTCAAGCGGAGCGGGAGTCGGCCAAGTACAGTCTCATCGCGCTGGCCGCCGGGATACTGGTGGCGGCCGGCATCATCGTGAGTAACGGCTAGCGGGACCGCCGGGAATCTGCGGCCGGCAGCGGCCGCGCTAATTCTCTTCATGGATGGGGATACGGGTCAGAAACTCGCTCACCTCGGGGCTTGCATATGTTCCGTAGGCATCGACGAAGACCCCTCGAGTTCCGTCGCGCGCTTCCAGTGCATAACAGACGGACATGTCGTCCGGGTCCGAGCTTCCTTCGAAACGGTGGTGCTCAACGATCGTCAACTCGTCGGCCCGAAACGTACGCCTGCTGGTCACGTCGTGAACGAGCCCCGCGGCAAACTCGAAGTTTGCCGTGAACCCACGCTCCTGGAGCCCTTTCACCGCCTCGGTCATCGTGCGGTAGGTATGGAAAGCCATGAGATCTCACTCCTTTCATGCGGAAATAGAGCCTGTAGGGCCAAGTAGACCAGGACACTGCCGGCAACGCCTAGTGCGAAGGATCCCATCCTGCCATATTTTCCGGCCAGTGGGATGAGCTCGAAGGCGGAGACC from Fimbriimonadaceae bacterium carries:
- a CDS encoding ZIP family metal transporter, producing the protein MVSGLWVPLSASLLAALVTTIGIYVIRHFEKWGRRNSTYFSCFAAGVLISVSFLHIIPKSFGMNEQAPLYLLAGYVFMHLFNRFLTAYVCDKNPEFAIGLVPLLGIGFHSFLDGVVYSITFSASMLTGALAAIGMVLHEFPEGIITYLLLLRGGGSSKQSLWLAFLAAAVSTPLGTLLSYPMISRIDPSLLGTLLSISAGALIYVGATHLLPQAERESAKYSLIALAAGILVAAGIIVSNG